Part of the Woronichinia naegeliana WA131 genome, TCATCCTGAGTTGACGGGGCGGGAAAATATTTTTATGAATGGGGCGGTTTTGGGGATGAAGCGGGCGGAAATTAAGAAACAGTTTGATGCGATCGCCGATTTTGCGGAGGTGGAGAAGTTTTTGGATACGCCAGTTAAGTTTTATTCGTCGGGGATGTATGTGCGGTTGGCGTTTGCGGTGGCGGCTCATTTGGAGCCAGAGATTTTGATTGTGGATGAAGTTTTGGCGGTGGGGGATGCGGCTTTTCAGAAGAAGTGTTTGGGGAAGATGGGGGAGGTAAGTGAGAGGGACGGGAGGACGGTTTTATTTGTTAGTCATAATATGAGTGCTATGCAAAACTTATGTAGTCGAGTAATCTATCTAGAGGGTGGAATAATAATGGATGATGGAAATTCTCAAAAAGTAATTGAACAATACATAATGGTATCTAACAACAGTAAAAACCAAAAAAATTTAGCCAAGATGATAAGAAATAATAATGAATTAGGGATGAAGGCCAAAATATGTCAATGTTACATACTTAATTCAAGAAATAATCAAGACAACATTATAAAGTTTGGTGAGCCTTTTTCAATTGTATTATCAATTATCCCTTACCAGGAAATAAAGCATGCATCGGTTCTTGTTAGAATAGATTCTCTTATGAATGATGCAATTGTGACAACCGCGAGTGAAAGTCAGGATATTTACTTCGACTTGATACCACAACAAACGGTTGAAATTAAAACAAATTTTAAAGATTTATATTTAGCTCCTGGACAATACTGGATAACAATTGGTTTAAGACAAGATAGACAAGGGATTGATGAACTTTGCCAAATATGCCCTTTGGAAGTTGCTAATATTTTGTACCACAAAAACAAAAAATTCAGCAACACATGGGGCCATCTTGAATATTACCCTGTATGGGATAGTCGTTAATTATTATATTCGTTTTTAGCATGGCTATCAATACTCAAAAAACAATGATATTAAAGTTCAAAAATCTCATCTATAAAATGCTAAGTATAAACATTAAACAATTGTTATTGTTTGCTGTCTTTGTTAAGGACTTTTTAAGGCCCTACATTAGACACATTAAATATCAGGGATTTACACTTGTCTATTCAAAGGGGACTTCTCTCGTTGAAGTTAATGGAAATCCAACAGTTAGATTTGGTGGAGTTTATGAACCAAGAGAAAGTCTTATACTAGCTAATTGGCTATCGGAGGTTCGGGATAAGGAACCGATTTTTCTAGATATTGGAGCAAACATTGGACTGATGAGCCTAAATGTTTTATCCAGCGTCCCCGATACAAAAATATATGCTTTTGAGCCTGGAGAACACCAAAATTTTCTTTTAGGCAAAACTATTCAAACAAACAATCTTGAGCAAAAAATAACGTTGTACAAACAAGCATTAAGTAAAGAATCAGGCAAAGGATTATTTGCTGTTCATAAAACACAAGATTGTTCGGGAGATGGGCTTTTTGATACATTAAGAGCTGGTGAAGTAAATACTATAGAGGTTGAGTTAAATACACTTGATGATTGGTGGCAATCAGTTGGGTGTCCCCTCGTAGATGTTATGAAAATAGATACAGAAGGAGCAGAACTCTGGATTTTACAAGGAGGCGAAAAGATGATTCAATCCTGCAAGCCAAAGGTTTTAATGGAAATTAATGCTACCAACTTAAATCCTTATCCCTATTCTCCCCATGATATATTAAGCTGGCTTAATGGAATCGAATACTCTCTTCAGAGTTTATCAGGAATACCAGTTAATGCCGATAACCTGAAAAGCTCTCTTTTGGATTGCGAAAATTTTAAAGCTATTCCCTTTAAGTCTTAAAAATCAATGACTTTAGTTAGAATCATCAAAAACTGGGATTATCCAGATTTACTACGTCAAACTCCCGACTCTTTAGGAAGATGGGAGCAGATACAATTTACTTGTGATGATGTAGAGGAAGCTGATTATGTCATTATTCTAAACGGCTCGTTATGTAATCTAGAGGTGAAATGCGTCCCAGAAAATATTTGGATTATCGTACAAGAACCGCCAACTAACGATGTTAAAAACTGGCACTTTATTCCCAATCATTGCAACAAAATGTTTACTTCAGACGAAAGTAAAGTCGGAAAAAATTATGTTCATTCACATCCAGCATTGCCTTGGCACGTCAATAAAACATACAATGAATTATTATCTTACTCCACGCCTATAAAGAGTCAAAATATATCTTGGATTACGAGCAATAAAACATTTTATGATGGACACAAAAAAAGACTTCTATTTATGGAAAAGTTAAAAAATATTTTAGACTTTGATTTATATGGAAAAGGTTTTAAGGAAATTCCTGACAAATGGACAGCTCTTACCCCATATAAGTATTCATTTGCGATTGAGAACTTTAGTAATCAATATTATTGGAGTGAAAAAATAGCAGATTGCTTTCTCTCTTGGACAATGCCTATCTATTATGGGTGTAAAAATATTACTCATTATTTTCCTAAAGAATCTCTTATTCAAATTGATATCGATTCAGATACAGTAATTGAAGATATCAAACTAGCCTTGAGTGAGAAAAGATGGGAAAAAAGTTTAGATGCTATCTCTTACGCTAGGACTTTAGTTTTAAATAACTATCAATTATTTCCTTTTATTACGTCTCATATAATTAGCTCTGAGAACAGGAGAGGGGCGTTTCATAAACCCCAAAAAGTAGTTATCCCAAATCAACTTGA contains:
- a CDS encoding FkbM family methyltransferase, with the protein product MAINTQKTMILKFKNLIYKMLSINIKQLLLFAVFVKDFLRPYIRHIKYQGFTLVYSKGTSLVEVNGNPTVRFGGVYEPRESLILANWLSEVRDKEPIFLDIGANIGLMSLNVLSSVPDTKIYAFEPGEHQNFLLGKTIQTNNLEQKITLYKQALSKESGKGLFAVHKTQDCSGDGLFDTLRAGEVNTIEVELNTLDDWWQSVGCPLVDVMKIDTEGAELWILQGGEKMIQSCKPKVLMEINATNLNPYPYSPHDILSWLNGIEYSLQSLSGIPVNADNLKSSLLDCENFKAIPFKS
- a CDS encoding ABC transporter ATP-binding protein, which produces MSQPVIQVRDLGKLYRIRSTERSPYSTFREDMVNGIKRFVQGDFGRSQSEDFWALKDVSFDVHQGEVVGIIGRNGAGKSTLLKILSRIVQPTTGEAIIRGRVGSLLEVGTGFHPELTGRENIFMNGAVLGMKRAEIKKQFDAIADFAEVEKFLDTPVKFYSSGMYVRLAFAVAAHLEPEILIVDEVLAVGDAAFQKKCLGKMGEVSERDGRTVLFVSHNMSAMQNLCSRVIYLEGGIIMDDGNSQKVIEQYIMVSNNSKNQKNLAKMIRNNNELGMKAKICQCYILNSRNNQDNIIKFGEPFSIVLSIIPYQEIKHASVLVRIDSLMNDAIVTTASESQDIYFDLIPQQTVEIKTNFKDLYLAPGQYWITIGLRQDRQGIDELCQICPLEVANILYHKNKKFSNTWGHLEYYPVWDSR
- a CDS encoding glycosyltransferase family 10: MTLVRIIKNWDYPDLLRQTPDSLGRWEQIQFTCDDVEEADYVIILNGSLCNLEVKCVPENIWIIVQEPPTNDVKNWHFIPNHCNKMFTSDESKVGKNYVHSHPALPWHVNKTYNELLSYSTPIKSQNISWITSNKTFYDGHKKRLLFMEKLKNILDFDLYGKGFKEIPDKWTALTPYKYSFAIENFSNQYYWSEKIADCFLSWTMPIYYGCKNITHYFPKESLIQIDIDSDTVIEDIKLALSEKRWEKSLDAISYARTLVLNNYQLFPFITSHIISSENRRGAFHKPQKVVIPNQLESLSNGSFNWANILKQFKI